Within the Halobaculum limi genome, the region CGCGGCACTGATCCGCGCGCAGTTCTCTCGCACGCGGTCGAGGTCAGTCACGTACAGCGGCGTCCCGTGGTCGGCTGCGAGTTCGCGCAGGCGGTCTGCGTCCCAGTCGACGAGGCGGCGGACGGCCGGGCCGCCGTCGGCGGCGGACGAAGCGGCGTCGTCGGACTGCTCGGCGCTCATTCGCGGAGGGCGTCCTCTCGCTGTGTCGCTTCGAGCGTCTCCGTCTCCACGTCGGTTGCCACGACAGCGGGCTTGTACGCGCCGCCGTCGAACAGGTCGTGGTCGCTCACGCTCGATTCGACGAACCGGGTGAATGCCCGGCGATTCTCGGGGAGGTGGCCGTAGACGACCTCCTCCTCGACCAAGTCGTACACCGGGATGCGCGGCGTGAGCAGCGTGTTCTCTCCGACGATGGAGTTCTCTCCGACGCGGAAGCCAGAGGTGACGCGACAGCCAGCACCGAGCGAGACGCCGTCCTCGACGATGACCGGGGCGTCTTCGACGGGTTCGAGGACGCCGCCGATCAGCGTGTTCGCGCCGAGTTTCACGTTCTCGCCGAGTTGGGCACACGACCCGACCGTGTCACACGAGTCGACGAGCGTCCCCGCGCCGACGTACGCGCCGATGTTGACGAACGAGGGACTCATCATGATGGTGTCGTCGCCGAGGTGTGCCCCTCGTCGGAGAACGGTTCCGTCGGGTGTGTTTCGGGCGCCGCGGGCTTCGAGGTCGCCAGTCTCTCGGAGCGGAAGCACGTCGTAGTAGCCGACGCCACCGTACTCGCGGCGCTCGGTCTCGCGCAGGCCGAAGTTGAGGAGGACGCCCCGCTTGACCCACTCGTTCGCCACCCACGAACCGACGCCGTCGCCGGTCTTGCGGGCGGCGCGAACCTCGCCGGCCTCCAGTGCGTCGAGGAACTCGTCAAGGGTTCGGCGGACGCCGTCGTCGGCGTCGGCCGCGGTGAGTCCGTCGTCGTAGCGGTGCCACAGGTCGTCGATGTCGGATTCGAGCGTCATTCGAGTACCTCCGTGAAGTCGTAGGTGCCGGCGTTGCGGCCGGCCAGCCACGCCGCGGCGTCGAGTGCGCCGGCGGCGAACACGCGCCGAGAACCGGCACGATGAGTCAGTTCGAGGACGTTCTCGTCGCCCGCGAGCAGTACCTCGTGTTCCCCCGCGATGTCCCCTGCACGCCGCGCGTGAACGCCGATCTCTCCCTCGGTGCGTGGGGCGTCGCCCTCGCGGCCGTGGACGTGGTCGGACAGGTCCGGACGCGCCTCCTCCACGTCGTCGAGGAGGGTCAGTGCAGTTCCACTCGGAGCATCGACCTTGCCGTTGTGGTGGGTCTCCGTCACCTCGACGTCGTAACCGGGGAGCGCGGCCGCGGCCGCACTAACCGCGCGGCGAAGCGCGGCGATCCCCCGGGAGAAGTTGGAGGCGCGAAGCACCGGCACGGATGCTGCGGCGTCGGCGAGTGCTGTCTCCTGCGCCTCGGTGAAGCCGGTCGTCCCGACGACGCAGGCGACGCCCGCCTCTGCGGCGGCGGCGACGTACTCTACGCTGGAGTCGGGGCCGGTGAAGTCGACGAGGACGTCGGGGTCAGATTCCGCGAGCAGTTCGGGGAGCTTCGCCGCGTCGGCCACGTCGACGCCCGCGACCGCGTCGACGGGCGAACGGTTCACCGCGAGCGTGACGGTCACGTCGTCGCGGTCGGCGGCCGCCTCGATCACTTCGCGGCCCATCCGCCCGCCCGCGCCGGTGACGGCGACGCGTACGCCCACGTCAGTCACCTCGCGTCTCCGCCGAATCAGCTTCCAACTCCGCGAGCAGTTCGGTCAACACGCGCAGAGTCTCGTCGCTCCCGCGGGTCAGTGGCGGACGCATCTCTGCGGGACCGTACCCGCGAATCGCCATCGCCTCCTTCACTGGGATGGGGTTCGTCTCGCGGAACAGTGCCCGCATCAGCGGGCCCAGTTCGTGGTGGATCGACCGTGCTCGCTCGAAGTCGTCGTCGAGGGCGGCGTGGACCAACTCGCCCGTGCGCACGGGTTCGACGTTGGCGACGACGGAGATGGTACCCGTCGCGCCCACCGACAGCATCGGGAGGGTCATCCCGTCGTCGCCCGAGAGCACGTCGAACGTCTCCTCGCGCGTGCGTTCGATGATCTCGGAGATGCGGCCCGCGTCGCCCGAGGCGGCCTTGTACCCCTGGACGTTCTCGTGGCTCGCGAGGTCGACCACGGTGTCCAAGTCGAGGTTCGACCCCGTTCTACTCGGGACGTTGTACACGATCTGTGGGAGGTCGACCGCGTCCGCGATGGTCGCGTAGTGGTCGTACTGGCCCGCCGGTTCGGGCTTGTTGTAGTACGGCGAGATGAGCAGCAGTGCATCCGCGCCGGCGTCGGCCGCGCGTTCGGAGAGTTCCAGCGCCTCCCGCGTCGAGTTCGACCCGGTGCCCGCGATAACGGGCACGTCGACGGCATCGACGACGGTCTCGACGACTTCGGCGTGTTCGTCGTGCGTGAGCGTCGCCGCCTCGCCGGTCGACCCGACCGGGACGAGGCCGTCGACGCCCGCATCTTCGAGGCGTCTCGCGTCGGCGGCGAGTTGTTCGTGGTCGACTTCGTCGGTGCCGTCGGTGAACGGTGTCGTCATCGCCGGGTAGACGCCGGCGAACGTGTCGTGTTGGATCATAATCGTGTGTGGTGTGATTGGGTGGTAGTGGTTGTCCGTATCGTCGCGTGTGGCCCGGAACTCACCCCCGACCGGCCGCTACGCCTGGCCGGGGACGATACTCACACACGTTTGCGTTTGGAACTGGAACGGCCGCAGAACTCGTGGCGGACGCGGCACTCGACGGATCGCTCGCGCGTCGAGGTCGGCGTCACGCTCATTACGTCATTCGTGAGGCGACGGCAGTAAATGCGTTTCCCTGTTGGCCGATTTTGTGATCCGGCGGTCCCGCCCGTCGATTTCCGGGCTCGATCCCGCGTAACGTGATAGTCCGACGAAACGAGCGGCGACGACGGCGGTCGCGCCTGTAAACCCTTATACGAACACCGCCACGACAAGCCGGTAATGAGCGACCTCCCGGACGACTTCGACTGTACCGTCTCGAACTGGGAGTACATCTACGGCCTCTGCCGGGACGTCTCCGACCAGGTGAAGGCCGCGAACTTCGAACCCGACGTCGTCGTCGCCCTCGCCCGCGGCGGCTGGTTCGCCGGGCGCTGTATCTGTGACTTCCTCGGGTTGAACGACCTCACCAGCTTGAAGATGGAACACTACGTCGGCACCGCCGAGAAGACGGGCGAACCGACCGTCCGCTACCCGATG harbors:
- the dapB gene encoding 4-hydroxy-tetrahydrodipicolinate reductase, with protein sequence MTDVGVRVAVTGAGGRMGREVIEAAADRDDVTVTLAVNRSPVDAVAGVDVADAAKLPELLAESDPDVLVDFTGPDSSVEYVAAAAEAGVACVVGTTGFTEAQETALADAAASVPVLRASNFSRGIAALRRAVSAAAAALPGYDVEVTETHHNGKVDAPSGTALTLLDDVEEARPDLSDHVHGREGDAPRTEGEIGVHARRAGDIAGEHEVLLAGDENVLELTHRAGSRRVFAAGALDAAAWLAGRNAGTYDFTEVLE
- the dapA gene encoding 4-hydroxy-tetrahydrodipicolinate synthase, which gives rise to MIQHDTFAGVYPAMTTPFTDGTDEVDHEQLAADARRLEDAGVDGLVPVGSTGEAATLTHDEHAEVVETVVDAVDVPVIAGTGSNSTREALELSERAADAGADALLLISPYYNKPEPAGQYDHYATIADAVDLPQIVYNVPSRTGSNLDLDTVVDLASHENVQGYKAASGDAGRISEIIERTREETFDVLSGDDGMTLPMLSVGATGTISVVANVEPVRTGELVHAALDDDFERARSIHHELGPLMRALFRETNPIPVKEAMAIRGYGPAEMRPPLTRGSDETLRVLTELLAELEADSAETRGD
- a CDS encoding 2,3,4,5-tetrahydropyridine-2,6-dicarboxylate N-succinyltransferase; the encoded protein is MTLESDIDDLWHRYDDGLTAADADDGVRRTLDEFLDALEAGEVRAARKTGDGVGSWVANEWVKRGVLLNFGLRETERREYGGVGYYDVLPLRETGDLEARGARNTPDGTVLRRGAHLGDDTIMMSPSFVNIGAYVGAGTLVDSCDTVGSCAQLGENVKLGANTLIGGVLEPVEDAPVIVEDGVSLGAGCRVTSGFRVGENSIVGENTLLTPRIPVYDLVEEEVVYGHLPENRRAFTRFVESSVSDHDLFDGGAYKPAVVATDVETETLEATQREDALRE